One genomic region from Rhizomicrobium palustre encodes:
- a CDS encoding endo-1,4-beta-xylanase: MRKFGMFAAAAAITALMVPAMAVETLKDAFKGDFVVGAALNARQITGRDAKGDAIVLKEFNTISPENDLKWERIHPKLGGYDFSIADQYVEFGQRNNLYTVGHVLVWHAQTPKWVFENADGTPVSKDELFARVKEHIFTIVGRYKGKIKAWDVINEVVGDDGKMRQSLWYKIGGEELFVQAFKWAHEANPKAELTYNDYNIENPGKREEALALVKRLKAAGAPITTVGIQAHYTLAEPDLKLLDEAITKFSALGVKVALTELDIDVLPRPNMGATADVSLKFASDPKYNPYVNGLPDDVQAKLTERYAQVFAIAKAHKDVVNRITLWGVTDGDSWHNGWPIPGRTAYSLLFDRAGNPKPAVAAILKDAGK; encoded by the coding sequence ATGCGCAAATTTGGGATGTTTGCCGCCGCCGCAGCGATTACGGCGCTGATGGTTCCGGCCATGGCCGTCGAGACGCTGAAGGACGCCTTCAAAGGCGATTTCGTGGTGGGCGCCGCGCTCAACGCACGTCAGATCACTGGGCGCGATGCCAAGGGCGATGCCATCGTCTTGAAAGAGTTCAACACCATTTCGCCCGAGAACGATCTGAAATGGGAACGCATTCATCCCAAGCTCGGCGGCTATGATTTCTCCATCGCCGATCAGTATGTGGAATTCGGCCAGAGGAATAATCTCTACACCGTCGGCCATGTTCTGGTGTGGCACGCTCAGACGCCGAAATGGGTGTTCGAGAATGCCGATGGCACGCCCGTCAGCAAGGACGAGCTTTTCGCCCGCGTGAAAGAGCACATCTTCACCATCGTCGGTCGCTATAAGGGCAAGATCAAAGCCTGGGATGTGATCAACGAAGTCGTCGGCGACGATGGCAAGATGCGCCAATCGCTCTGGTATAAGATCGGCGGCGAAGAGCTGTTCGTGCAAGCCTTCAAATGGGCGCATGAAGCGAACCCCAAAGCCGAACTGACCTATAACGACTACAACATCGAAAATCCGGGCAAGCGCGAAGAGGCGTTGGCGCTGGTCAAGCGGCTGAAAGCGGCGGGCGCGCCCATCACCACCGTCGGCATTCAAGCCCATTACACCCTTGCCGAACCCGACCTGAAACTTCTCGACGAGGCCATCACCAAATTCTCCGCCCTTGGCGTGAAGGTGGCGCTGACCGAGCTTGATATCGACGTGTTGCCCCGCCCCAATATGGGCGCGACCGCTGATGTCTCGCTGAAATTCGCGTCTGACCCGAAATATAATCCCTATGTGAACGGGCTTCCGGATGACGTGCAGGCCAAACTCACCGAGCGTTACGCGCAAGTCTTCGCCATCGCGAAGGCCCATAAGGATGTGGTGAACCGCATCACGCTCTGGGGCGTGACCGATGGCGATAGCTGGCACAATGGCTGGCCGATCCCGGGCCGCACCGCCTATTCGCTGCTCTTCGACCGTGCCGGAAATCCCAAGCCTGCTGTGGCGGCCATTCTTAAGGATGCTGGGAAGTAA
- a CDS encoding acetylxylan esterase, with translation MRRFLRASLALLIIPFIAEKVSAEPSDYQRMLEVLSITSVRPGAEGFNRASPNFANFDETKAGSYTLPDPLVAADGTAVKTPKDWWSKRRPEIAELFEREIYGRVPKEVPAVRWEMTGAEVPPARAVKAVTTHYIGHADNSAYPALKVDIVADVTLPAGVKGPVPVMIVLTFKGPWENMPVPAGQGEDWRDQLLKAGWGYVEYVPTSVQADDPKKLREGIIGLTNRGGYRTPDQWGALRAWGWGVSRVIDLLSTDKRVDARKIGVAGHSRYGKAALVAMAFEPRLAFGYISSSGAGGAKLLRRNFGEKLENLSGEGEHHWMAGNFIAYGGPKTAADLPVDGHELIALAAPRPVLISAGIGDGTNPMEDAWTDQRGMFLATVAASPVYQLLGAGALGTTEMPAVGTLVTKGALAWRQHPFGHTMQPNWETFLTFVRSGLTSQHP, from the coding sequence ATGCGACGGTTTCTGCGAGCTTCTCTCGCCCTTTTGATCATCCCCTTCATCGCGGAAAAAGTGTCGGCGGAGCCATCCGATTACCAGAGGATGTTAGAGGTGCTGTCTATCACCTCCGTCCGGCCCGGTGCGGAAGGCTTCAACCGCGCCTCGCCCAACTTTGCCAATTTCGATGAGACAAAAGCCGGAAGCTACACCCTGCCCGATCCGCTGGTCGCGGCGGATGGAACCGCGGTGAAAACGCCGAAGGATTGGTGGAGCAAACGCCGCCCAGAAATCGCGGAACTGTTCGAGCGCGAGATCTATGGCCGCGTGCCGAAAGAGGTCCCGGCGGTGCGCTGGGAAATGACCGGCGCGGAGGTTCCCCCGGCCCGCGCCGTGAAGGCCGTCACCACCCATTATATCGGCCATGCCGATAACAGTGCCTACCCTGCGCTGAAAGTCGATATCGTCGCCGACGTCACCCTGCCCGCAGGTGTCAAAGGCCCAGTGCCGGTGATGATCGTGCTGACCTTCAAAGGACCTTGGGAGAATATGCCGGTCCCCGCGGGGCAAGGCGAAGATTGGCGTGACCAGCTTTTGAAAGCGGGCTGGGGCTATGTCGAATATGTGCCGACCAGCGTGCAGGCCGATGACCCCAAGAAACTGCGTGAAGGGATTATCGGGCTCACCAATCGCGGCGGCTATCGTACACCCGATCAATGGGGCGCTTTGCGCGCTTGGGGCTGGGGCGTGAGCCGGGTGATCGATCTTCTGTCCACGGACAAGCGCGTGGATGCGCGAAAGATCGGTGTGGCGGGGCATTCGCGCTATGGCAAGGCGGCGTTGGTGGCGATGGCGTTCGAGCCGCGCCTCGCTTTTGGCTACATCTCCTCGTCGGGCGCGGGCGGGGCGAAATTGCTGCGGCGAAATTTCGGGGAAAAGCTTGAGAACCTTTCCGGCGAAGGTGAGCATCATTGGATGGCGGGCAATTTCATCGCCTATGGCGGCCCCAAAACCGCTGCCGATCTGCCGGTAGACGGCCATGAGCTGATCGCGCTCGCAGCCCCGCGCCCCGTCTTGATCAGTGCCGGTATCGGCGATGGCACCAACCCGATGGAAGATGCCTGGACCGATCAGCGCGGCATGTTTTTGGCGACAGTCGCGGCAAGCCCGGTCTATCAGCTTCTCGGCGCGGGCGCGCTTGGCACGACCGAAATGCCTGCCGTTGGCACCCTCGTAACAAAAGGGGCGCTGGCTTGGCGCCAACACCCCTTCGGTCACACGATGCAGCCTAATTGGGAAACCTTTCTGACTTTCGTCAGAAGCGGGCTTACTTCCCAGCATCCTTAA
- a CDS encoding endo-1,4-beta-xylanase, whose protein sequence is MTLSRRQCIAASLAAAGSLAMPEALAKTVKAGTAPDSLNAIAKGKGLMFGSSIGEKSTEGEVALLPPEIRAQPRRAASFADPKVREITLRECGIVVPENELKWYAVRPDPVTYDWSGADTIIHWARKNGLLVRGHNLFWNAMRWTPKWVSEVDFGSRPATAAEKMLRDHIFKVCKRYGNAIFSYDVINETIDSKTGELEPTPFTKILGYNVMDICFHAAKEAAPHAELVYNDFPSWGADGTHRAAIVKLLEYAKKKNLPLDTLGVQAHIGFGNTGGGPGSQRDETAWRKFLDDVTGEGFGLIISEFDINDKSAPTEIKARDAEVAALTKTWLDIMLAYPQMRYVMAWGLVDKYSWLQEFIPRADGTPQRCALYDNDYRAKPLREAFAAAFAAAPARPPMKVSP, encoded by the coding sequence ATGACCTTATCGCGCCGTCAGTGCATTGCCGCGAGCCTTGCCGCCGCAGGCAGCCTTGCGATGCCCGAAGCTCTGGCGAAAACCGTGAAGGCTGGCACCGCACCGGATTCCCTGAACGCCATCGCCAAAGGCAAAGGCCTGATGTTCGGCAGCTCCATCGGCGAGAAATCGACCGAAGGCGAAGTGGCGCTTCTGCCGCCCGAAATCCGCGCTCAGCCCCGCCGCGCCGCCTCCTTTGCCGATCCCAAAGTGCGCGAGATCACCTTGCGCGAATGCGGCATCGTGGTGCCGGAAAATGAACTGAAATGGTATGCGGTGCGTCCCGACCCCGTGACCTATGATTGGTCCGGCGCCGACACCATCATCCATTGGGCCCGCAAGAATGGACTTTTGGTGCGCGGCCATAACCTTTTCTGGAATGCCATGCGCTGGACGCCCAAATGGGTCTCCGAGGTCGATTTCGGCTCGCGCCCAGCCACGGCCGCTGAAAAGATGCTGCGCGATCACATCTTCAAGGTCTGCAAACGCTACGGCAATGCGATCTTCAGCTATGACGTGATCAACGAGACCATCGATTCCAAGACCGGCGAGCTGGAGCCGACGCCGTTCACCAAAATTCTCGGCTACAACGTGATGGACATCTGCTTCCACGCCGCCAAGGAAGCCGCTCCCCATGCCGAGCTGGTCTATAACGATTTCCCGAGCTGGGGCGCCGACGGCACCCATCGCGCCGCTATCGTCAAGCTGCTCGAATATGCCAAGAAGAAGAATCTGCCGCTCGATACCCTCGGCGTGCAGGCCCATATCGGCTTTGGCAATACCGGCGGCGGCCCGGGCAGCCAGCGCGACGAGACCGCCTGGCGCAAATTCCTCGATGATGTGACGGGCGAGGGCTTTGGCCTCATCATCTCGGAATTCGACATCAACGATAAATCCGCCCCCACCGAGATCAAGGCCCGGGACGCGGAAGTGGCGGCGCTGACCAAGACCTGGCTCGACATCATGCTGGCCTATCCCCAGATGCGCTATGTCATGGCCTGGGGGCTGGTCGATAAATACTCCTGGCTGCAGGAATTCATCCCGCGCGCCGATGGCACGCCGCAGCGTTGCGCCCTTTATGACAACGACTACCGCGCCAAGCCCTTGCGCGAGGCCTTCGCGGCGGCTTTTGCCGCGGCCCCGGCCCGCCCGCCCATGAAAGTCAGCCCCTGA
- a CDS encoding endo-1,4-beta-xylanase, with amino-acid sequence MTSFSRRNWLLCAGAFAAEGAFAGAPKREKKHGRGHIHHHTNFEAAGSAPDSLNGLAVGKGLAFGACIGTASKKPPLLKSTTAKPAKPRPAAFDDPQLRGLFVSQCGILVPENELKWYVVRPGPKTYDFARADMLMAFAAQYKLAVRGHTLLWNRSKWSPEWLNSYDFGSKPVAEAERLLKDHIKTVATRYGEHIFSYDVVNETIAPATGEMEDAPFTKVLGPEVVDLAFRLAREAAPKAQLVYNDYMGWAPKDAAHRAGVLKLLERLKKNNVPIDALGLQSHIDAAAISGGVPSNADLAEWKKFLDAVVAMGLDIIISEFDVNDKGLTGSIAERDRAVADYAKVYLDTVLAYPQTRYVMAWGLADRYSWLQGYAARPDGLPQRCLPYDDSYRPKALRQAMADAFAAAPARPLLPLKPA; translated from the coding sequence ATGACCTCCTTTTCCCGCCGCAATTGGCTTCTCTGTGCTGGGGCTTTCGCCGCTGAGGGCGCTTTCGCGGGCGCGCCTAAGCGCGAGAAGAAACATGGCCGTGGCCATATCCACCACCACACCAATTTCGAGGCGGCGGGCAGCGCGCCCGATAGCCTGAATGGTCTGGCGGTAGGAAAGGGCCTCGCCTTCGGGGCTTGCATCGGCACGGCCTCCAAGAAGCCGCCGCTTCTGAAATCGACCACAGCCAAGCCCGCCAAGCCGCGCCCCGCGGCCTTCGATGATCCCCAGCTTCGCGGCCTTTTCGTCTCGCAATGCGGCATCCTGGTGCCGGAGAATGAGCTGAAATGGTACGTCGTGCGCCCCGGCCCCAAGACGTATGATTTTGCCCGTGCCGATATGCTGATGGCTTTCGCGGCCCAATATAAGCTTGCGGTGCGCGGCCATACGCTGCTCTGGAACCGCTCGAAATGGTCGCCCGAATGGCTGAACAGCTATGACTTTGGCTCCAAACCCGTCGCGGAAGCCGAGCGGCTCTTGAAGGACCACATCAAGACGGTCGCCACCCGCTATGGCGAGCACATCTTCTCTTATGATGTCGTGAACGAGACCATCGCGCCTGCCACCGGCGAGATGGAAGACGCGCCCTTCACCAAGGTCCTGGGGCCGGAGGTCGTGGATCTTGCTTTCCGCCTGGCGCGCGAAGCCGCCCCCAAGGCGCAGCTCGTCTATAACGACTATATGGGCTGGGCGCCCAAAGATGCCGCCCATCGCGCGGGCGTCTTGAAGCTGCTCGAGCGCTTGAAGAAGAACAATGTTCCGATCGATGCTTTGGGGCTGCAATCCCATATTGACGCCGCCGCCATCTCGGGCGGAGTTCCTTCCAATGCCGATCTCGCCGAATGGAAGAAGTTCCTCGATGCCGTGGTGGCGATGGGGCTCGATATCATCATCAGCGAGTTCGACGTCAACGATAAGGGCCTTACCGGCAGCATCGCCGAGCGTGATCGGGCGGTGGCCGATTATGCGAAAGTCTATCTCGACACGGTCCTCGCCTATCCCCAGACTCGCTATGTAATGGCCTGGGGTCTGGCCGACCGCTATTCCTGGCTGCAAGGCTATGCAGCGCGGCCTGATGGGTTGCCGCAAAGATGTTTGCCTTACGACGATTCCTACCGTCCCAAAGCTTTGCGGCAGGCCATGGCTGATGCTTTTGCCGCCGCCCCCGCCCGTCCACTTCTGCCGTTGAAACCCGCATAA
- a CDS encoding Gfo/Idh/MocA family protein, with product MASRRQVLSGAAAAILTSGWRAYAAGRPYRVGVIGSAWMGRCNLFALMQVAPVEVVAFADVDATALKNLVNATMAFPDSVVKPKKAPATYKDYRQMLAQHHFDIVIVATPDHWHALPALAAMKARAHVYLEKPITVDIAEGKALVTAARKYNRVVQVGTQRRASPPHAEACKLVRSGELGKVGMVELYGLYHQRPAKFSPVVAPPKTLDWDFYCGPAPLVPYRAEINPINWRAFREFGNGYIADLGVHFIDCVRWMLELSWPKTISSDGGVYVDKASIASVVDTQTAVWDYGDTLFTWKGRQWGEIPENEAWGAKLYGEKGTLTLTSSAYEFSSLKGAMRSGDLSEERKKFPNDVKLDRMDRELVPLTRPNMRDFLAAIEQNKRPIADVEEGYISTSTAILANMAMDLKRPLHWDAKAERLIGDDEANKRLIRPYRAPWVHPALAA from the coding sequence ATGGCTAGCCGGAGACAGGTCTTAAGCGGCGCGGCTGCCGCAATTCTTACCTCTGGCTGGCGGGCTTATGCCGCCGGGCGCCCCTATCGTGTGGGTGTGATCGGTTCGGCCTGGATGGGTCGCTGCAATCTTTTCGCCCTGATGCAGGTCGCGCCGGTGGAGGTGGTCGCCTTCGCTGATGTGGATGCGACCGCGCTGAAGAATCTCGTCAACGCCACCATGGCGTTCCCCGATTCCGTGGTGAAGCCGAAAAAGGCGCCCGCGACCTATAAAGACTATCGCCAGATGCTGGCGCAGCATCACTTCGATATCGTCATCGTGGCGACGCCCGATCATTGGCATGCGCTGCCCGCGCTCGCCGCCATGAAGGCTCGCGCGCATGTCTATCTCGAAAAGCCGATCACGGTGGACATTGCCGAGGGCAAGGCACTCGTCACTGCGGCACGCAAATATAATCGCGTGGTGCAGGTCGGCACCCAGCGCCGCGCTTCCCCGCCCCATGCCGAAGCATGCAAACTGGTGCGCAGCGGCGAACTTGGCAAGGTCGGCATGGTGGAGCTTTATGGGCTTTATCATCAGCGCCCGGCGAAATTCAGCCCCGTTGTGGCGCCGCCCAAGACGCTTGATTGGGATTTCTATTGTGGACCCGCGCCGCTGGTGCCCTATCGCGCCGAGATCAATCCGATCAATTGGCGGGCCTTTCGCGAATTCGGCAATGGCTATATCGCCGATCTCGGCGTGCATTTCATCGATTGCGTGCGCTGGATGCTGGAGCTTTCCTGGCCCAAGACCATCAGCTCCGATGGCGGGGTCTATGTCGACAAGGCTTCGATTGCGAGCGTGGTCGATACCCAGACGGCGGTGTGGGATTACGGCGATACGCTTTTCACCTGGAAAGGCCGCCAATGGGGCGAGATTCCGGAAAACGAAGCCTGGGGCGCAAAGCTCTATGGCGAGAAGGGCACGCTGACGCTCACCTCTTCGGCCTACGAATTTTCGTCCCTGAAGGGTGCGATGCGCAGCGGCGATCTTTCGGAGGAACGCAAAAAGTTCCCCAATGATGTGAAGCTTGATCGCATGGATCGCGAACTGGTGCCACTGACGCGCCCGAATATGCGCGATTTCCTCGCCGCCATCGAACAGAACAAGCGCCCCATCGCCGATGTGGAGGAGGGCTATATCTCCACCTCCACCGCGATCCTCGCCAATATGGCGATGGATTTGAAACGGCCCTTACATTGGGATGCCAAAGCCGAACGCCTGATCGGCGATGACGAAGCCAATAAGCGGCTGATCCGGCCCTATCGTGCCCCTTGGGTGCATCCGGCGTTAGCCGCATAA
- a CDS encoding serine hydrolase domain-containing protein, producing the protein MLRKFLVAGAALALAGCASVPQSPVQQAAPAVNPARIDATLKNFTDAGKLAGASALVTVDGKEVYSGAFGYSDREAKKPMARDTIVQIYSMTKPITGVALMKLWEEGKFRLDDPVAKYIPELANVKVLQGLDAKGKPILVAPVRQMTIRDVTRHTAGLTYCGGDIRPEMAQFCADKPMKPEYTLDEFARRLGQIPLEYQPGEQWKYSFGVDVQALLVQRISGMPFDQYLKKTVLDPLGMKDTGFYVPPEKQNRLMAVYDVGTDGTLTRENDADALSFPTKRWPLTPGGYGLSSTLDDYSRFARMLLGEGALDGVRILQPSTVRLMSTSVLDPAVTDRIWLPSKGQVGFGIDFAVRIAPPKAADESSGAVGEFFWDGRNYTLFWVDPKNKLTAVFFTQYVPFGRVPAHKAFRDAVYEGFDPSAVAPKP; encoded by the coding sequence ATGCTGCGCAAATTTCTGGTAGCTGGTGCCGCGCTCGCGCTTGCGGGTTGTGCGTCCGTTCCGCAATCACCGGTGCAACAGGCCGCGCCTGCGGTCAATCCCGCGCGCATCGATGCCACGCTGAAAAACTTCACCGATGCCGGAAAGCTCGCGGGCGCTTCGGCGCTGGTGACGGTCGATGGCAAGGAAGTTTATTCGGGCGCCTTTGGCTATTCCGATCGTGAAGCCAAAAAGCCGATGGCGCGCGATACCATTGTGCAGATCTATTCCATGACCAAGCCCATCACCGGTGTTGCGCTGATGAAGCTTTGGGAAGAGGGCAAGTTCCGGCTCGATGATCCGGTCGCCAAATACATTCCCGAGCTCGCCAATGTGAAGGTGCTGCAAGGTCTCGATGCCAAGGGCAAGCCCATCCTGGTGGCGCCGGTGCGCCAGATGACCATCCGCGATGTCACGCGCCACACGGCGGGGCTGACCTATTGCGGCGGCGATATCCGCCCCGAGATGGCGCAGTTCTGTGCCGATAAGCCGATGAAGCCGGAATATACGCTGGATGAATTTGCCCGCCGTTTGGGCCAGATCCCGCTGGAATACCAACCCGGCGAGCAGTGGAAATACTCTTTCGGTGTGGATGTGCAGGCGCTTCTTGTGCAGCGCATTTCCGGCATGCCCTTCGATCAATATCTGAAGAAGACCGTGCTTGATCCTCTCGGCATGAAGGATACCGGCTTCTATGTGCCGCCGGAAAAGCAGAACCGCCTGATGGCCGTCTATGATGTTGGGACCGACGGCACGCTGACGCGCGAGAATGACGCCGATGCGCTTTCCTTCCCCACCAAGCGCTGGCCGCTCACGCCCGGCGGCTATGGGCTTTCTTCCACCCTTGATGATTACAGCCGTTTTGCCCGCATGCTTTTGGGGGAAGGCGCGCTCGATGGCGTGCGCATTTTGCAGCCCTCCACCGTGCGGCTGATGTCCACCAGCGTGCTTGATCCCGCGGTGACCGATCGCATCTGGCTGCCGTCTAAAGGGCAGGTTGGTTTCGGGATTGATTTCGCCGTGCGCATCGCCCCGCCCAAGGCGGCGGATGAATCCAGCGGCGCGGTCGGCGAGTTCTTCTGGGATGGGCGCAATTACACGCTCTTCTGGGTGGATCCTAAAAACAAGCTCACCGCCGTCTTCTTCACCCAATACGTCCCCTTCGGACGTGTACCCGCCCACAAGGCTTTCCGCGATGCCGTCTATGAAGGATTCGATCCTTCGGCGGTCGCACCCAAACCATGA
- a CDS encoding alpha-glucuronidase family glycosyl hydrolase, producing MKFLPLLALAALGLTAAARADDGYDLWLRYHPLEKPLAARYAPAATEVVSAAHSATADVTRAELVKGLSGLLAKKVAVGESVHQAGAVLFGTPENSATIKNLNLPLGQLGPEGYLIRSAVVGGKKLTVIAGNSDVGVLYGAYRFLKLIQTHEAIDKLDIASAPKVKLRLLNHWDNLDATIERGYAGSSIFKWWELPEHVSPRMVDYARANASIGINGTVLINVNASSLVLTQEYLQKAAALADTFRPYGIKVYLVARFSAPIEIGGLKTADPLDPQVREWWKHKADEIYHYIPDFGGFLIKANSEGQPGPGDYGRTHAEGANMFAEALAPHGGVVMWRAFVYSHEVPDDRIKQAYNEFKPLDGKFLPNVILQVKNGPLDFQPREPFSALFGATPATNTGLEVQITKEYLGFNTHLVYLGTMWQELLGSDTFAKGPGSTVAKVIDGSMFGYKQTMMAGVSNIGSDRNWSGSIFDQANWYAFGRLAWDPEAKADVIASDWVKQTFTSNPAFLKPVTALMMGSRETAVDYMTPLGLAHQMGTSGHYGPGPWVDSAGRADWNPVYYNRADKSGIGFERGPSGSNAVAQYFPPLSTIWAKPETTPENLLLWFHHVPWNYAMKSGRPLWDELVGRYDQGVANVDAMAAEWLNLKPYVDDERFALTADYLTIQKRDARLWRDASIAYFQSVSGLPLPAGVKKPPHSLGFYEQLEWPYAPGQGAPGRKIKPPPVEVAQ from the coding sequence ATGAAATTCCTGCCGCTTCTGGCGCTTGCCGCGCTGGGACTGACTGCCGCCGCGAGAGCCGATGACGGCTATGATCTGTGGCTGCGCTATCATCCGCTGGAAAAGCCGCTGGCTGCGCGCTATGCGCCTGCCGCGACCGAGGTTGTCAGCGCCGCCCATTCGGCGACTGCCGATGTTACCCGCGCCGAATTGGTGAAAGGGCTTTCGGGCCTTTTGGCCAAGAAGGTCGCGGTGGGTGAAAGCGTGCATCAAGCGGGCGCGGTGCTGTTCGGCACGCCGGAAAATTCCGCCACCATCAAGAACCTGAACCTGCCGCTTGGGCAGCTCGGGCCGGAAGGCTACCTCATCCGCTCGGCGGTGGTGGGGGGCAAGAAGCTTACCGTGATCGCAGGCAATAGCGATGTCGGCGTGCTTTATGGCGCCTATCGCTTCTTGAAGCTGATCCAGACCCATGAGGCCATCGACAAGCTCGATATTGCTTCGGCGCCGAAGGTGAAGCTGCGGCTTCTCAACCACTGGGACAATCTCGATGCCACTATCGAGCGTGGTTATGCCGGGTCGTCCATCTTCAAATGGTGGGAATTGCCCGAGCATGTCTCGCCGCGCATGGTCGATTACGCCCGCGCCAATGCCTCCATCGGCATCAATGGCACGGTGCTGATCAATGTGAACGCCTCTTCGCTGGTCCTGACGCAGGAATATCTGCAAAAGGCCGCCGCGCTGGCCGATACTTTCCGCCCCTATGGCATCAAGGTCTATCTTGTCGCCCGCTTTTCCGCACCGATTGAAATCGGTGGCCTGAAAACGGCGGACCCGCTTGATCCGCAGGTGCGCGAGTGGTGGAAGCACAAGGCGGATGAAATCTATCACTACATCCCCGATTTCGGCGGCTTTTTGATCAAGGCCAATTCCGAAGGCCAGCCCGGCCCCGGCGATTACGGCCGTACCCATGCCGAAGGCGCCAATATGTTTGCCGAAGCCTTGGCCCCGCATGGCGGCGTCGTGATGTGGCGCGCTTTCGTTTACAGCCACGAAGTGCCGGATGACCGCATCAAACAGGCCTATAACGAGTTCAAGCCGCTGGATGGCAAGTTCCTGCCGAACGTCATATTGCAGGTGAAGAACGGGCCGTTGGATTTCCAGCCGCGTGAGCCCTTCAGTGCTTTGTTCGGGGCGACGCCCGCGACCAATACCGGTCTCGAAGTGCAGATCACCAAGGAATATCTCGGTTTCAACACCCACCTCGTTTATCTCGGCACCATGTGGCAGGAGCTCTTGGGCTCCGACACCTTCGCCAAAGGCCCAGGCTCGACGGTTGCCAAGGTGATCGATGGCTCGATGTTCGGCTATAAGCAGACCATGATGGCCGGTGTCTCCAATATCGGTTCCGACCGCAATTGGTCCGGCTCGATCTTCGATCAAGCCAATTGGTATGCCTTCGGGCGCCTTGCCTGGGACCCGGAAGCGAAAGCCGATGTCATCGCGTCGGATTGGGTGAAGCAGACCTTCACCTCCAATCCCGCTTTCCTAAAACCCGTCACGGCCTTGATGATGGGCTCGCGTGAAACCGCGGTCGACTACATGACCCCGCTCGGCCTTGCCCATCAGATGGGAACCTCAGGCCATTACGGGCCGGGGCCGTGGGTGGATAGCGCGGGTCGCGCCGATTGGAATCCGGTCTACTACAATCGCGCTGACAAATCGGGCATCGGCTTTGAGCGCGGCCCCTCGGGCTCCAATGCCGTGGCGCAGTATTTCCCGCCGCTCTCCACCATCTGGGCCAAGCCCGAAACCACGCCGGAAAATCTGCTGCTCTGGTTCCATCATGTGCCGTGGAACTACGCCATGAAATCCGGTCGCCCCCTCTGGGATGAGCTGGTCGGGCGCTATGACCAGGGTGTTGCCAATGTCGATGCCATGGCGGCGGAATGGTTGAACCTGAAGCCCTATGTCGATGACGAACGCTTTGCGCTCACCGCCGATTACCTCACGATCCAAAAGCGTGATGCGCGGCTCTGGCGCGATGCTTCGATTGCCTATTTCCAATCGGTTTCGGGCCTGCCTTTGCCGGCAGGGGTGAAGAAACCCCCGCATAGCCTCGGGTTTTACGAGCAGCTCGAATGGCCTTATGCGCCGGGGCAGGGCGCGCCGGGCCGCAAGATCAAACCGCCGCCAGTCGAAGTGGCGCAATAA